One Cupriavidus oxalaticus genomic region harbors:
- a CDS encoding crotonase/enoyl-CoA hydratase family protein — protein MTQATPSFETLRYAVEDGVATITLHRPDQLNAFTAQMMQDLIAAFDATDADDNVRAVIVTGAGRAFCAGADLSGGGSTFDFEKRYGASPDTAHRDGGGRVSLRIFRSLKPVIAAVNGAAVGVGVTMQLPMDIRLASTDARFGFVFARRGITPEAASSWFLSRVVGVSTALEWCYTGRVFSAQEAHERGLVRSLHAPEDLLPAAQAIAREIADNAAPVSVAISRQLIWRMAGASHPMEAHKLDSRAIQSRGRSADVKEGVSAFLEKRPAAFPDTVSHDLPDFFDWRGEPPFA, from the coding sequence ATGACGCAAGCCACGCCTTCGTTCGAAACCCTGCGCTACGCCGTCGAAGACGGTGTCGCCACCATCACGCTGCATCGCCCGGACCAGCTCAACGCCTTTACCGCGCAGATGATGCAGGACCTGATCGCCGCCTTCGACGCCACCGATGCCGACGACAACGTCCGCGCGGTGATCGTCACCGGCGCGGGCCGCGCCTTCTGCGCCGGCGCCGACCTGTCCGGCGGCGGCTCGACCTTCGATTTCGAGAAGCGCTATGGCGCCAGCCCCGACACCGCGCACCGCGACGGCGGCGGCCGCGTGTCGCTGCGCATCTTCCGCAGCCTCAAGCCGGTGATTGCCGCGGTCAACGGCGCCGCCGTGGGCGTGGGCGTGACCATGCAGTTGCCGATGGATATCCGGCTGGCCTCGACCGACGCCAGGTTCGGCTTCGTGTTCGCGCGCCGCGGCATCACGCCGGAGGCCGCCTCGTCGTGGTTCCTGTCGCGCGTGGTCGGCGTTTCGACGGCGCTGGAATGGTGCTACACCGGCCGGGTGTTCTCGGCACAGGAGGCGCACGAGCGCGGGCTGGTGCGCTCGCTGCACGCGCCCGAGGACCTGCTGCCTGCGGCACAGGCGATCGCGCGCGAGATCGCCGACAACGCCGCGCCGGTGTCGGTGGCGATCTCGCGCCAGCTGATCTGGCGCATGGCCGGCGCCAGCCACCCCATGGAGGCGCACAAGCTCGACAGCCGGGCGATCCAGTCGCGCGGGCGCTCCGCCGACGTCAAGGAAGGCGTCAGCGCGTTCCTGGAAAAGCGCCCGGCCGCGTTCCCCGACACCGTCTCGCACGACCTGCCGGACTTCTTCGACTGGCGCGGCGAGCCGCCGTTCGCCTGA
- a CDS encoding LuxR C-terminal-related transcriptional regulator, whose protein sequence is MASIEETGRRMPSATGAGAAALAAKLRPPLLTPFQVERTAICDAVCAADFVKLVLVRAPAGFGKTTAMLQCRARLDAAGGRTAWLTLDRSDNDATRFLGSVEAAIAQALGTAAQPPRSGLVQDPGEQALALIDRLAGHSGAFTLFLDDFESIQNAAVSGLVWQMVESLPPGCRVVIGTRWVPESGLGRLRARGELIEIEPAQLRFSASETESFLRQARGLKLQPAAISALHRRTEGWATALWLASVAMERRSQPEGFIAGFSGSNAAIADYLVEDVFLHLPEAVRDFLLRTSILDQLCGPLCDAVCQAAPPSAGGAGGSDEILAWLERANLFLLPLESERYGERGTGAAPEQWYRYHSLFSGFLRGQLAQSMPEAVPPLHLAASRWYEAQGRPVPAIEHALAAGALGHALELLDSAVDDLLGQGRMRLLTRWLEAVPAQELARWPKLQIAHAWAVAFTRGPADAIALLQAIPTEGAAGDLLAHIRALRHVLLNMMDRFDDARAFARNEVPPLPMGYAFPDAILGTSMARLAAVIGDYPEARRLLQIARQAVRGSDSNFNKIFSESVEGLIDLRQGRLQQALARFRIAARTMLPNRFGPTNGNAMAGILLAEGLYESGDTERASRLLNVYLPLSRDLGLPDQIITGHTVLARIAFERGDRDQAHEWLAQLEALGHHRGLSRLVMAAMLERARLALRQGNVHAAQEAIERAADPALWRTRPGVSSFASDVEDIFVGRLRLDVHARPGAQVRDAIERELAAATSNQLMRRALKLRILLAQACQRSGDGAHALVVMGEALRFGAAEGFVRIFADEGDDVRRLVADACARQGASLPSAYVEKLLQACGKQAGAAPGGTAGRPAPPALVEPLTPKEQKVLQLLAEGFSNVAMAERLFVSETTVRTHLRNISAKLHASNRTQAVAIARQLGLL, encoded by the coding sequence ATGGCAAGTATCGAGGAGACCGGGCGGCGCATGCCGTCTGCCACCGGCGCCGGCGCCGCTGCGCTGGCAGCCAAGCTGCGTCCGCCGCTGCTGACGCCGTTCCAGGTCGAGCGCACGGCGATCTGCGACGCCGTGTGCGCGGCGGACTTCGTCAAGCTCGTGCTGGTGCGCGCGCCTGCGGGCTTCGGCAAGACCACCGCCATGCTCCAGTGCCGTGCGCGCCTGGACGCCGCCGGCGGGCGTACCGCCTGGCTCACCCTTGACCGCTCAGACAACGATGCCACCCGCTTCCTGGGCTCGGTCGAGGCCGCCATCGCGCAGGCGCTCGGCACTGCGGCCCAGCCGCCGCGCTCGGGGCTGGTGCAGGATCCCGGCGAGCAGGCGCTGGCGCTGATCGACCGGCTGGCTGGCCACAGCGGTGCCTTCACGCTGTTCCTCGACGATTTCGAATCGATCCAGAACGCCGCCGTCAGCGGCCTGGTGTGGCAGATGGTCGAAAGCCTGCCGCCGGGCTGCCGTGTCGTGATCGGCACGCGCTGGGTGCCGGAGAGCGGCCTGGGCCGGCTGCGCGCGCGCGGCGAACTGATCGAGATCGAGCCCGCGCAACTGCGCTTCAGCGCCAGCGAGACCGAATCCTTCCTGCGCCAGGCCCGTGGGCTCAAATTGCAGCCAGCCGCAATCAGCGCGCTGCACCGGCGCACCGAAGGCTGGGCCACGGCACTATGGCTGGCCTCGGTGGCGATGGAGCGGCGCAGCCAGCCCGAGGGCTTCATCGCCGGCTTCTCCGGCTCCAACGCGGCGATTGCCGACTACCTGGTCGAAGACGTCTTCCTGCACCTGCCCGAGGCGGTGCGTGACTTCCTGTTGCGGACCTCGATCCTCGACCAGCTGTGCGGCCCGCTCTGCGACGCGGTCTGCCAGGCCGCGCCGCCTTCAGCCGGCGGCGCTGGCGGCAGCGACGAGATCCTGGCCTGGCTGGAGCGCGCCAACCTGTTCCTGCTGCCGCTGGAGAGCGAGCGCTACGGCGAGCGCGGCACCGGCGCGGCGCCGGAGCAGTGGTACCGCTATCACAGCCTGTTTTCCGGCTTCCTGCGCGGCCAGCTGGCGCAGTCGATGCCAGAAGCCGTGCCGCCATTGCACCTGGCCGCCTCGCGCTGGTATGAAGCGCAGGGCCGCCCGGTGCCCGCCATCGAGCACGCACTCGCGGCCGGCGCGCTGGGCCATGCGCTGGAACTGCTGGACAGCGCCGTCGATGACCTGCTGGGGCAGGGCCGCATGCGGCTGCTGACGCGCTGGCTGGAGGCGGTGCCGGCGCAGGAGCTGGCGCGCTGGCCCAAGCTGCAGATCGCACATGCGTGGGCGGTGGCGTTCACGCGCGGCCCGGCCGACGCGATCGCGCTGCTGCAGGCGATCCCGACCGAAGGCGCGGCCGGCGACCTGCTCGCGCATATCCGCGCGCTGCGCCACGTGCTGCTCAACATGATGGACCGCTTCGACGACGCGCGCGCCTTCGCCCGCAACGAGGTGCCGCCGCTGCCGATGGGCTACGCCTTCCCGGACGCGATCCTGGGCACGTCGATGGCGCGGCTGGCCGCGGTGATCGGCGACTATCCCGAGGCGCGCCGGCTGCTGCAGATCGCGCGCCAGGCCGTGCGCGGCTCGGACAGCAACTTCAACAAGATCTTCTCCGAATCGGTCGAAGGCCTGATCGACCTGCGCCAGGGACGGCTGCAGCAGGCGCTGGCGCGCTTCCGCATTGCCGCGCGCACGATGCTGCCGAACCGCTTCGGCCCGACCAACGGCAACGCCATGGCCGGCATCCTGCTGGCCGAAGGGCTGTACGAGAGCGGCGATACCGAACGCGCCAGCCGGCTGCTCAACGTGTACCTGCCGCTGTCGCGCGATCTCGGCCTGCCGGACCAGATCATCACCGGCCACACCGTGCTGGCTCGCATCGCCTTCGAGCGTGGCGACAGGGACCAGGCTCACGAATGGCTGGCACAGCTGGAGGCGCTCGGCCACCACCGCGGCCTGAGCCGGCTGGTGATGGCGGCAATGCTGGAGCGCGCGCGGCTGGCGCTGCGCCAGGGCAATGTGCACGCCGCGCAAGAGGCGATCGAGCGCGCCGCCGATCCCGCGCTGTGGCGCACGCGCCCGGGCGTCAGCTCGTTTGCCAGCGACGTCGAGGACATATTTGTCGGCAGGCTGCGGCTGGACGTGCATGCCCGTCCCGGCGCGCAGGTGCGCGACGCGATCGAGCGAGAGCTGGCGGCCGCCACCAGCAACCAGCTGATGCGCCGCGCGCTCAAGCTGCGCATCCTGCTGGCGCAGGCGTGCCAGCGCAGCGGCGACGGCGCGCATGCGCTGGTGGTGATGGGCGAGGCATTGCGCTTCGGCGCGGCGGAGGGCTTCGTGCGGATTTTTGCCGACGAAGGCGACGACGTGCGCCGGCTGGTGGCCGACGCCTGCGCGCGCCAGGGCGCCAGCCTGCCATCCGCCTACGTGGAAAAGCTGCTGCAGGCATGCGGCAAGCAAGCCGGCGCAGCGCCTGGCGGCACGGCCGGCCGGCCCGCACCGCCGGCGCTGGTGGAGCCGCTGACGCCCAAGGAGCAGAAGGTGCTGCAGTTGCTGGCCGAAGGCTTCTCCAACGTCGCCATGGCCGAGCGCCTGTTCGTGTCCGAGACCACGGTGCGCACGCACCTGCGCAATATCAGCGCCAAGCTGCACGCCAGCAACCGCACCCAGGCGGTGGCGATCGCGCGGCAGCTGGGCCTGCTGTGA
- a CDS encoding IscS subfamily cysteine desulfurase, producing the protein MQNQQDNLPIYMDYSATTPVDLRVVDKMVPFLHQQFGNPASRSHSYGWQAEAAVEAARTHVAALLNADPREIVWTSGATEGNNLAIKGAAHFYRGKGNHIITVKTEHKAVLDTCRELERQGFDVTYLDVGPDGLIDLDGLRAALRPDTILVSVMMVNNEIGVIQPVAQIGEICRAAGIVFHCDAVQAAGKIAIDLAALKIDLLTVTAHKVYGPKGIGALYVRRKPRIRLEAQIHGGGHERGMRSGTLPTHQIVGMGEAFRLARLELEEEGRRVGALRDRLLAGLSRLDEVYVNGSLEHRIPHNLNISFNYVEGESLIMGIKDVAVSSGSACTSASLEPSFVLRALGRSDELAHSSIRFTLGRYTTEAEVDEVIRQVSATVSKLRGLSPLWEMHQEGIDVGTVQWAAH; encoded by the coding sequence ATGCAAAACCAGCAAGACAACCTCCCCATCTACATGGACTACAGCGCGACGACGCCGGTGGACCTCCGCGTCGTCGACAAGATGGTGCCGTTCCTGCACCAGCAGTTCGGCAACCCGGCCTCGCGCAGCCACAGCTACGGCTGGCAGGCGGAAGCGGCCGTGGAAGCGGCGCGCACGCACGTCGCGGCGCTGCTCAATGCCGACCCGCGCGAGATCGTCTGGACCTCCGGCGCCACCGAAGGAAACAACCTCGCGATCAAGGGCGCCGCGCATTTCTATCGCGGCAAGGGCAATCACATCATCACGGTCAAGACCGAGCACAAGGCCGTGCTCGATACCTGCCGCGAACTGGAGCGGCAAGGCTTTGACGTGACGTATCTCGATGTGGGCCCCGACGGCCTGATCGACCTGGACGGGCTGCGCGCGGCGCTGCGGCCGGACACCATCCTGGTGTCGGTGATGATGGTCAACAACGAGATCGGCGTGATCCAGCCGGTCGCGCAGATCGGCGAGATCTGCCGCGCGGCGGGCATTGTGTTCCACTGCGATGCGGTGCAGGCCGCGGGCAAGATCGCGATCGACCTGGCCGCGCTGAAGATCGACCTGCTGACCGTGACCGCGCACAAGGTCTACGGGCCGAAGGGGATCGGCGCACTGTACGTGCGCCGCAAGCCGCGCATCCGGCTCGAGGCGCAAATCCATGGCGGCGGCCACGAGCGCGGCATGCGTTCCGGGACGCTGCCGACGCACCAGATCGTCGGCATGGGTGAGGCGTTCCGGCTGGCGCGGCTGGAACTGGAAGAGGAGGGGCGCCGTGTCGGCGCGCTGCGCGACCGGCTGCTGGCGGGGCTGTCGCGGCTGGACGAGGTCTACGTCAACGGCAGCCTGGAACACCGCATCCCGCACAACCTGAACATCAGCTTCAACTACGTCGAGGGCGAGTCGCTGATCATGGGCATCAAGGACGTGGCGGTGTCTTCGGGATCGGCCTGCACCTCGGCATCGCTGGAACCGTCGTTCGTGCTGCGCGCGCTGGGCCGCAGCGACGAGCTGGCGCACAGCTCGATTCGCTTTACGCTGGGCCGCTACACCACCGAGGCCGAAGTCGACGAAGTCATCCGGCAGGTCAGCGCGACGGTGTCAAAACTGCGCGGACTCAGCCCGCTCTGGGAGATGCACCAGGAGGGCATCGATGTCGGCACGGTGCAATGGGCCGCGCATTGA
- a CDS encoding AMP-binding protein, with amino-acid sequence MHPSIHAQHTPEKPAVIMGSSGAVVTYRELDERSNQVAHLFRALGLRPGDRVAFMLENHPRLFELCWGAQRSGIIYICLSTKLNAADAAYIVNDSAAQVLVTTHAQAEIAASLVAQTPALTRRLMLDGTVPGYDAYEPALASCPTTRIADEVTGGDMLYSSGTTGRPKGVYAPPASPRIEDPTTLTSLCQRLYGFDAETRYLSPAPLYHAAPLRYNMSVQALGGTAVVMEHFDAEQYLQLVQQHRITHTQLVPTMFSRMLKLPEAQRQACDVSSLRVAIHAAAPCPVQVKEAMIAWWGPVIWEYYAGTEGNGVTVVSTQEWLQRKGTVGRAMVGKLRICGPDGELQPPGEPGTIYFAEGRPFEYHNDPAKTAESRHPRHPDWSTIGDVGYADADGYLFLTDRKANMIISGGVNIYPQEAENLLMTHPKVLDVAVIGVPNEDFGEEVKAVVQPADMAQAGPELAAELIAFCRANLSTIKCPRSVDFESELPRLPTGKLLKRLLRDRYWAGHGNKLV; translated from the coding sequence ATGCATCCGTCCATCCACGCGCAGCACACGCCGGAGAAGCCGGCCGTCATCATGGGCAGCAGCGGCGCGGTCGTCACGTACCGCGAGCTGGACGAGCGTTCGAACCAGGTGGCACACCTGTTCCGCGCGCTGGGACTGCGCCCGGGCGACCGCGTGGCCTTCATGCTGGAGAACCATCCGCGCCTGTTCGAGCTGTGCTGGGGCGCGCAACGCAGCGGCATCATCTATATCTGCCTGAGCACAAAGCTGAACGCGGCCGACGCCGCCTATATCGTCAATGACAGCGCTGCGCAGGTGCTGGTGACCACGCACGCGCAGGCGGAGATCGCGGCCTCGCTGGTGGCGCAGACGCCGGCGCTGACGCGCCGGCTGATGCTCGACGGCACGGTGCCTGGCTACGACGCTTATGAACCTGCGCTGGCAAGCTGCCCCACGACGCGCATCGCGGACGAAGTGACCGGCGGCGACATGCTTTATTCCTCCGGCACCACGGGCCGGCCCAAGGGCGTGTATGCGCCGCCGGCCAGCCCGCGCATCGAGGATCCCACCACGCTCACCAGCCTGTGCCAGCGGCTCTATGGCTTCGATGCCGAGACCCGCTACCTGTCGCCGGCGCCGCTGTACCATGCCGCGCCGCTGCGCTACAACATGTCGGTGCAGGCGCTGGGCGGCACGGCGGTGGTGATGGAGCATTTCGACGCGGAACAGTACCTGCAGCTGGTGCAGCAGCACCGCATCACGCATACGCAGCTGGTGCCGACGATGTTCTCGCGCATGCTCAAGCTGCCCGAGGCGCAGCGCCAGGCCTGCGATGTGTCGTCGCTGCGCGTGGCGATCCATGCCGCGGCGCCATGCCCCGTGCAGGTCAAGGAGGCGATGATCGCGTGGTGGGGCCCGGTGATCTGGGAGTACTACGCCGGCACCGAGGGCAACGGCGTGACCGTGGTCAGCACGCAGGAATGGCTGCAGCGCAAGGGCACCGTGGGCCGGGCCATGGTCGGCAAGCTGCGCATCTGCGGCCCCGACGGCGAACTGCAGCCGCCGGGCGAGCCCGGCACAATCTATTTTGCCGAAGGCCGCCCCTTCGAATACCACAACGACCCGGCCAAGACGGCGGAATCGCGCCATCCCCGGCATCCGGACTGGAGCACCATCGGCGATGTCGGCTATGCCGATGCCGACGGCTACCTGTTCCTGACCGACCGCAAGGCCAACATGATCATCTCCGGCGGCGTCAACATCTATCCGCAGGAGGCCGAGAACCTGCTGATGACGCACCCCAAGGTGCTTGACGTGGCGGTGATCGGGGTGCCCAACGAGGATTTCGGCGAAGAGGTCAAGGCCGTGGTGCAGCCGGCCGACATGGCGCAGGCCGGGCCGGAGCTGGCAGCCGAGCTGATTGCGTTCTGCCGCGCCAACCTGTCCACCATCAAATGCCCGCGCTCGGTCGATTTCGAGTCCGAGCTGCCGCGCCTGCCGACCGGCAAGCTGCTCAAGCGGCTGCTGCGCGACCGCTATTGGGCAGGCCACGGCAACAAGCTGGTGTGA
- a CDS encoding acyl-CoA dehydrogenase family protein, which produces MHLDFSPQDQQFREDVRAWIAEAYDDELRALMAQSKNGYLDKAGQVRWQKALHARGWAAPNWPQEYGGPGWTPTQRFIFQSELAAAGCPPVSPMGLKMVAPVIMKYGTPAQKARFLPPILASDVWWCQGYSEPNSGSDLASLQLRADPGTDSDGGHYILNGSKIWTTHAQWADWMFCLVRTSRESKRQEGISFLLLDMHAPGITVSPLPTLDGPVDGQQEVNQVFFENVRVPAENRIGEEGKGWTYAKYLLEFERGGTYSPMLRKQLAKVAQIAAEQTADDGGRLLDDPAFRRKLAALHVRTAALEAVELRVFSGVESGTSIGAASSMLKLTGTETLQAVSELAVEAAGPAALPFVQDTWAGIQGREAAPRVGPDYAAVLAPRYFNYRKASIYGGSNEIQRNIIAKLVLGL; this is translated from the coding sequence ATGCATCTCGATTTCTCCCCGCAAGACCAGCAATTCCGTGAGGACGTGCGCGCCTGGATCGCCGAGGCGTATGACGACGAACTGCGCGCGCTGATGGCGCAGTCCAAGAACGGCTATCTCGACAAGGCCGGCCAGGTGCGCTGGCAGAAGGCGCTGCATGCGCGCGGCTGGGCCGCGCCCAACTGGCCGCAGGAATACGGCGGCCCGGGCTGGACGCCGACGCAGCGCTTTATCTTCCAGTCCGAGCTGGCCGCGGCCGGCTGCCCGCCGGTGTCGCCGATGGGGCTGAAGATGGTGGCGCCGGTGATCATGAAGTACGGCACGCCGGCGCAGAAAGCGCGCTTCCTGCCGCCGATTCTGGCTTCGGACGTGTGGTGGTGCCAGGGTTATTCGGAGCCCAATTCCGGCTCCGACCTCGCGTCCTTGCAGTTGCGCGCCGATCCCGGCACCGACAGCGACGGCGGGCACTACATCCTGAACGGCTCCAAGATCTGGACCACGCATGCGCAGTGGGCCGACTGGATGTTCTGCCTGGTGCGCACCAGCCGCGAGTCGAAGCGGCAGGAAGGCATCTCGTTCCTGCTGCTCGACATGCATGCGCCCGGCATCACGGTGTCGCCGCTGCCGACGCTGGACGGTCCGGTGGACGGGCAGCAGGAGGTCAACCAGGTCTTCTTCGAGAACGTGCGCGTGCCGGCGGAGAACCGCATCGGCGAGGAAGGCAAGGGCTGGACCTACGCCAAGTACCTGCTGGAGTTCGAGCGTGGCGGCACCTACAGCCCGATGCTGCGCAAGCAACTGGCCAAGGTGGCGCAGATCGCCGCGGAGCAGACCGCCGACGATGGCGGGCGGCTGCTCGACGACCCCGCGTTCCGGCGCAAGCTGGCCGCGCTGCACGTGCGCACGGCCGCGCTGGAGGCGGTCGAGCTGCGCGTGTTCTCGGGCGTGGAATCGGGCACGTCGATCGGCGCGGCGTCCAGCATGCTGAAGCTCACCGGCACGGAGACGCTGCAGGCGGTCAGCGAGCTGGCGGTCGAGGCTGCCGGCCCCGCGGCGCTGCCGTTCGTGCAGGACACCTGGGCCGGGATCCAGGGCCGCGAGGCCGCCCCGCGCGTGGGGCCGGACTATGCGGCCGTGCTGGCGCCGCGCTATTTCAACTACCGCAAGGCATCGATCTACGGCGGATCGAACGAGATCCAGCGCAATATCATCGCCAAGCTGGTGCTGGGGCTTTGA
- a CDS encoding acyl-CoA dehydrogenase family protein encodes MDFKFSEEQSMLRDTLARYLADHYDFEARRAAVQSPAGWRSDCWRAFARDLGILGAGFPEALGGLGGGAAEHMIVMEQFGRHLVLEPYLGTVVLAGGALAQGSPELAAQWLPAIIGGEATGAWAHAEPASRYCRHDVQASATRAGNGYKLSGHKHVVVGAPFASHLVVSARTAGARRDREGISLFWIARDTPGVTLREYPTFDGMRAAEVLLDNVQVPASQRIGAEGEAFALIERLCDHAMVALAAEANGAMARMLADTIDYARQRKQFGVPIGTFQVLQHRMADMYMQLEQSVALTQVAAMQAGGAPAAFAQAACAAKAQAGQAGAFVGQGAVQIHGGMGVTAELAMGHYFKRVTAIDLQFGSAEHHLRRYADLLHPAA; translated from the coding sequence GTGGATTTCAAGTTCAGCGAAGAACAGTCGATGCTGCGCGACACGCTCGCGCGTTACCTGGCCGACCACTACGACTTTGAAGCGCGCCGCGCCGCAGTGCAGTCCCCCGCGGGCTGGCGCTCCGACTGCTGGCGCGCCTTTGCGCGCGACCTCGGCATCCTGGGCGCGGGCTTTCCCGAGGCGCTCGGCGGGCTGGGCGGCGGCGCTGCCGAGCACATGATCGTGATGGAACAGTTTGGCCGCCACCTGGTGCTCGAGCCGTATCTTGGCACCGTGGTGCTGGCCGGCGGCGCGCTGGCGCAAGGCAGCCCGGAACTGGCGGCACAGTGGCTGCCCGCCATCATCGGCGGCGAGGCCACCGGCGCCTGGGCGCATGCCGAACCCGCCAGCCGCTATTGCCGGCATGACGTGCAGGCCAGCGCCACGCGCGCGGGCAACGGCTACAAGCTGAGCGGCCACAAGCACGTCGTGGTGGGTGCGCCGTTCGCCTCGCACCTGGTGGTCAGCGCCCGCACCGCCGGGGCGCGCCGCGACCGCGAGGGCATCAGCCTGTTCTGGATCGCACGCGACACGCCCGGCGTGACGCTGCGCGAATATCCCACTTTCGACGGCATGCGTGCGGCCGAGGTGCTGCTCGACAATGTACAGGTGCCGGCCAGCCAGCGCATCGGCGCCGAAGGCGAGGCCTTCGCGCTGATCGAGCGGCTGTGCGACCACGCCATGGTCGCGCTGGCCGCGGAAGCCAACGGCGCGATGGCGCGCATGCTGGCCGACACCATCGACTACGCGCGCCAGCGCAAGCAGTTCGGCGTGCCGATCGGAACCTTCCAGGTGCTGCAGCACCGCATGGCCGACATGTACATGCAGCTGGAGCAATCCGTGGCACTGACGCAGGTCGCCGCGATGCAGGCCGGCGGCGCGCCGGCGGCCTTTGCGCAGGCGGCGTGCGCGGCCAAGGCCCAGGCCGGCCAGGCCGGTGCCTTCGTCGGCCAGGGCGCGGTGCAGATCCACGGCGGCATGGGCGTCACGGCGGAGCTGGCGATGGGCCACTACTTCAAGCGCGTCACCGCGATCGACCTGCAGTTCGGCTCGGCCGAGCACCACTTGCGGCGCTACGCCGACCTGCTCCATCCCGCCGCCTGA
- a CDS encoding nitroreductase, producing MKVSQAVASRKSVRGFLDKPVPADTIRRVLDAAARAPSGGNLQPWHIHVIGGEALERLRGIMRERIAHAPKGEDREYHVYPPELVAPYRDRRFEVGESLYHYLGIPREDKARRLAQFASNFTFFGAPLALFCTVDRRMGPPQWSDLGMYLQTVMLLLREEGLDSCAQECWAMYPETIGSFLQLPAERMLFTGMAIGYEDPEAPANQLRAARAPLTEFAEFIGV from the coding sequence ATGAAAGTCAGTCAAGCCGTCGCCAGCCGCAAGTCCGTCCGCGGCTTCCTGGACAAGCCCGTGCCAGCCGACACCATCCGCCGCGTGCTCGATGCCGCGGCGCGCGCGCCGTCGGGCGGCAACCTGCAGCCCTGGCACATCCACGTGATCGGCGGCGAGGCGCTGGAGCGCCTGCGCGGCATCATGCGCGAGCGCATCGCGCACGCGCCCAAGGGCGAAGACCGCGAATACCACGTCTACCCGCCCGAGCTGGTTGCGCCCTACCGCGACCGCCGCTTCGAGGTGGGCGAGTCGCTCTACCACTACCTCGGCATCCCGCGCGAAGACAAGGCCCGGCGGCTGGCGCAGTTCGCCAGCAACTTCACCTTCTTCGGCGCGCCGCTGGCGCTGTTCTGCACCGTGGACCGGCGCATGGGCCCGCCGCAGTGGTCGGACCTCGGCATGTACCTGCAGACCGTGATGCTGCTGCTGCGCGAGGAAGGGCTCGACAGCTGCGCGCAGGAATGCTGGGCGATGTATCCGGAGACCATCGGCAGCTTCCTGCAGCTGCCGGCCGAGCGCATGCTGTTCACCGGCATGGCGATCGGCTACGAGGATCCCGAGGCGCCGGCCAACCAGTTGCGCGCAGCGCGCGCGCCGCTGACGGAGTTCGCCGAATTCATCGGCGTCTGA
- a CDS encoding nuclear transport factor 2 family protein — MNPISLPEARALLARYVEAKDHNRPALIHEAFAPEATLTFSIDTDTISFPEKTEGAAAIAATLVADFARTFDRCRTYYVGDLSLAADGTTLTVPWLVLMRETAAHTLRAGKGVYRWGFARQPDGTYRIGSLHIHIARMDVVPDAGAAMLAALQAALPYPWLPSPALQAAVQAQASADARLAFLEEFV; from the coding sequence ATGAACCCGATTTCACTACCCGAAGCACGAGCGCTGCTGGCCCGCTATGTCGAGGCCAAGGACCACAACCGCCCCGCCCTGATCCACGAGGCATTCGCGCCCGAGGCGACGCTGACCTTCTCGATCGACACCGACACCATCAGCTTTCCGGAAAAGACCGAAGGGGCCGCGGCGATCGCGGCGACGCTGGTCGCTGACTTCGCCAGGACATTCGACCGCTGCCGGACCTACTACGTCGGCGACTTGTCGCTCGCGGCGGACGGAACCACGCTGACGGTCCCGTGGCTGGTGCTGATGCGCGAGACGGCGGCGCACACCTTGCGCGCGGGGAAGGGCGTCTACCGCTGGGGCTTTGCCCGGCAGCCGGATGGCACGTACCGCATCGGCAGCCTGCACATCCATATCGCGCGCATGGACGTTGTGCCGGATGCCGGCGCGGCCATGCTGGCGGCCTTGCAGGCGGCACTGCCGTATCCCTGGCTGCCCTCGCCGGCGCTGCAGGCGGCAGTGCAAGCCCAGGCATCAGCCGACGCCAGGCTGGCGTTCCTGGAAGAATTTGTCTGA
- a CDS encoding MarR family winged helix-turn-helix transcriptional regulator, which produces MATTPANKTLTITHPACLVDGSDREFRHLVNGLLPFAARLLSVRDGFGNLVGLTGVQYSLIRSIAHLSQQGEVTVNQLADHLHLSGPFITIETGKLKKLGLIDKKAHPDDKRKMRLTITTAGSKLLNELLPVQQQINDVLFDGVTRTEFKVLCSVVDRLVANGDRAALDLEHLQARRLKG; this is translated from the coding sequence ATGGCTACGACTCCTGCAAACAAGACCCTGACAATCACGCATCCGGCTTGCCTGGTCGACGGCTCGGACCGCGAGTTCCGGCACCTCGTCAATGGCCTGCTGCCGTTTGCCGCGCGGCTGCTGTCGGTGCGGGACGGCTTTGGCAACCTGGTCGGACTGACCGGCGTGCAATATTCGCTGATCCGCTCGATCGCCCACCTGTCGCAGCAGGGCGAGGTGACGGTGAACCAGCTGGCCGACCACCTGCACCTGAGCGGACCGTTTATCACCATCGAGACCGGCAAGCTGAAAAAGCTTGGCCTGATCGACAAGAAGGCGCATCCCGATGACAAGCGCAAGATGCGCCTGACCATCACCACCGCGGGCAGCAAGCTGCTCAATGAACTGCTGCCGGTGCAGCAGCAGATCAACGACGTGTTGTTCGACGGCGTCACCCGCACCGAATTCAAGGTGCTGTGCTCGGTGGTCGACCGGCTCGTCGCCAACGGCGACCGTGCCGCGCTCGACCTGGAGCATCTGCAGGCGCGCCGGCTGAAAGGCTAA